In Liquorilactobacillus nagelii DSM 13675, the following proteins share a genomic window:
- the yycF gene encoding response regulator YycF, which produces MKKVLVVDDEKPISDIVKFNLTKEGFDVYTAYDGQEALDQVEEVKPDLILLDIMLPKIDGLEVAREVRKKYDMPIIMVTAKDAEIDKVLGLELGADDYVTKPFSNRELVARVKANLRRQSTVAANAKQEEEENKNSDIAIGDLIIHPEAYMVSKRDQKIELTHREFELLYYLAKHIGQVMTREHLLQTVWGYDYFGDVRTVDVTVRRLREKIEDNPSRPVWLVTRRGVGYYLRNPEAE; this is translated from the coding sequence TTGAAAAAAGTTCTAGTAGTTGATGATGAAAAACCAATTTCAGATATTGTCAAATTTAATTTGACCAAAGAAGGATTTGATGTTTATACAGCGTATGATGGTCAAGAAGCATTGGATCAAGTTGAGGAAGTAAAGCCGGATTTGATTTTGTTAGATATCATGTTACCTAAAATTGATGGCTTAGAAGTAGCACGGGAAGTTAGAAAAAAATACGACATGCCGATTATTATGGTAACAGCTAAAGATGCTGAAATTGATAAAGTTTTGGGCCTAGAGTTGGGAGCTGATGATTACGTTACTAAACCATTTTCTAACCGTGAATTAGTTGCTCGAGTTAAAGCTAACCTTCGGAGACAATCAACAGTTGCAGCAAATGCAAAGCAAGAAGAGGAAGAAAATAAGAATAGTGATATTGCCATAGGTGATTTGATTATTCATCCTGAAGCATATATGGTTTCAAAACGTGATCAGAAAATTGAGCTAACTCATCGAGAGTTTGAACTGCTTTATTATTTAGCTAAACACATTGGACAGGTCATGACTCGTGAGCACTTGCTTCAAACAGTCTGGGGTTATGATTATTTTGGTGATGTTCGGACAGTTGATGTCACTGTTCGACGATTAAGAGAAAAAATTGAGGACAACCCAAGTCGACCAGTTTGGTTGGTTACACGGCGGGGAGTCGGATATTATCTGCGTAATCCAGAAGCGGAATAA